The Setaria viridis chromosome 2, Setaria_viridis_v4.0, whole genome shotgun sequence DNA window ACCTGCCCATTGAATCCGATCCCGAGCCGATGCTTTTGCTTCGAGTTCCGGCGGGGCCTAGCGGCTGGGGATCCCATGATCACGCCCACTTGCCGCAGCATCGTCGCCTGATGAATGCCCAActacccccacccccgcccggCCGTGGACCATGCGCGTGCGTGGGTCGGACggatccatcattagcgaaggGGGGCGCGCACGGGCGGCGATTGATCAGGTCACTCATTGCCCCACTAACGCtaagcgcggcgcggcgccgggaaCGGCCTGTAGCATCGAGTTGACGCGACGGCTGGGGCCTTCGTGGGGTGGTGGAGCTGCCCTCTCCAGCCTGCTCGATCGCGCGCGGTTGATGACGCCGTGCGGATGGCAGCCACGCTGGTTTTTTGTTGGATAGGCTTGCAGTGCAGGTCGGTGTCGTCGAGTCCGACACGTTACGTGAATCGTGAGGGACATGGTTGGCAGTCAACTATTCTAAGCCTAATTCTTTGGTTCGTGGCTACCTCTAGCTGTCACGTTGCGTATTTGCGGCGGCGTATCGAGCAAGAAGAGCAGCAAGCAGCTCTTTTGTAGCAGAAGTTTGGGTCCCAAGGTGTTCCGCACAAAAagtaagaaaaggaaagaaagatctAATAATGGACGTTGGAAAGCCCAAGTTTGCATGTAGACCACAGCCCAGCTTTTCTTGGACGGGCCAATAACAAACAGCCCGGGAGCATCAAATTGGACCCTTTTGTAACGTGTCTGGACTTACGTACCAGGCCGAAACTTCCCCCAGCAGGCCAGCAGTCCACACCTAGAATTCTATTGTGACCCAATACAGAGTTACAGGTTGGGCCCAACATGGGCTGGATTACAATTCGTTCTCATCATTCATTCCGTCTCCATTCCTGGATTTTCCTGCTGCGGCACGAGCTGTTAGTTACTAGTAAACTCCTAGCGGTAACTCGTACGCGACACGTATCGCACGTTAATGGCGAATCCCGGCGCCTCTCGCGATCTCGCCCCGTCGTAACAAATACCATTAACCCCCGGAGCATGATCGGCCGCTTTCGCTCTCACCTCCCAATCCCGCCCCGCGCGGGCCCCACCCCTGCCGCCTCGGTACGACCCCGACGGCAGTACGGTCACATCACCGGCACGGCGCATTCCAGCGACCGACGCCGAGCCAGCCACAACCGCAACCGCATGCATTCCCCCCACTCCTTTTTCCCTCGTGAAATCCTCCTTCACCCCCTTTTGTCGCCCTTGTGCGGTGAGGAATCATAGTTTTGGTTTTCACTGTTCCGCTGACGAGGAGAGGGCAGAGGGGGATGGTAAGTAGCGGCGGCATCAACCGGGGGCGATCGACAGCTACCGGGCAGCGGCAGGCAGGCGAccgggccgttgcactctgcTTTCCCCTCGCGGCCGCTGCCCGAGATGGCAAGCCCGGCCCCACACCCCGGACACCGGCCGGATCGATCGCTGGTGGCTGCAAACCTAGCTAGTTTCGATCCGCCTGCCCCTGAATGGCAACGGCGCAGATGGCTGGCGCGAGATTGGCCGTGTATTATCCCCTGTCAATCGGGGTCAGACAACTATTAGTGCGTGATTAGCCATCGCTTTTGCGTTTTCGCTCAGCGGATGGAACGCCCGAGCCAGCCGCCCGCCGTGCTTATCGGCGGTTTTGACTCTTGGGATCAGCACCGGGCTGGGGGCGAGAGCTCGCACGCCCACAGAATCGCAGGCGCGTCGTGGGACCGCTGTGGTAGCAGCAGGTAGCGAGGACGGGACGACAAAGGCGTCGAAGCCCCTGGAAAGGAAACCTTTTGGCCGCGCCGCGGAGAGCCGTTGCTGTACATGCGCCACGCACAGGACAGACAGATGGTACCGTGAAGTAACCCTCTGGCTGGCCCGATCAGGAGCACAGCATAGTGTTGTCCTCGGCCGCGCCCGAAAGCGACGACCCCCTGTTACCATTACCACGCCGCCAGGACATAATTTTACCATGCTCTGCTTGTTAATTCAGAGGCTAATCCAATGTAATTAATCCCGTTGCTACCAGCTGATGATTAGCATGTGGAACACGTAACCCGTAATTAACTACGCTTCGGATCGAAGTCGTATAAGCGGTCGTCACCGGGATAAAGATCCGCAGCGGCGCGTGAAGCTGCCAGCTAGGGGGAAAGAGATCGAGGttggcgggagggcggcggctcGCTGCTTGCATCGCATGGCAAAGGCTGATACGGCGCCAGAGCCAGGCACCGAGTTTCAACACAGACAGGTACCATACGGGGGCGACTGTGCTTTAGGATGAGTTGATTTCAGCTAAGCAACAGATGACAGGTTTGTTCGGGAGCACTTTTGATCTGAAAACAAAACGTGCTTTTATTTGCACCAGAGGCGGCAAAGTGAGGTAAAATCTGCCTTGTCCTTATCTGCTAGTACGTATCCCCGCGATAAAAATCTCGGCATCAATTCCCCCGATCTGCTTGTCTAGACCCTACACCACACCCCCCAACTCGTGTGCTGCCGTCGACCTCGATGTGTCGTCGCTAGCTAGCTGCACATTACGACATTGCCACCGGACAGTGACGGCCGAATTATACACGCTCGGATgtacaaatctaccccttcgcTAACCATGGTTACTTAGCAGCTTCCTCGGCTTGCCCCAGCCAATCACCCGCGCGCACTCCGGTGGTGGGCATGGCATTTTACCGCAATCCCGTCGCAACACCTAGCGTGCAGCGGCAGCGCGGGCCAATCGCGATCGCGACGGCGTGGTAAAAACGCGGGCGAATCGCGGGGAGACGCGTAGCGCGTAGGCGAGCGCCGCCAGCCATACGACCGAGAGGCTGTGGGGGCCGGGGGTGAACACAAGGTGGTTAAAGGCGGACAGAGGCAGGGGTCAATTCCGCCGCCCCGGAGATAAGATTTGGATgcgcgcccgccgtcgccgtcgcgggtGCCGTCACCCAAAAACTACCCGATTCGGGCAGAGCCAGAGGCGACAGGCCCGAAAGGGGCCGAGCCCCTGTGCGGCGCGCCGACGTTTCGAGCGCCCGTACGCCGCCCCCCGCTCTCGCACTGCTCGGTGCCTCGCGCGCGCTCTCGCCGGGGCGCTcgacgcggcggcgtcggcgcacGCAGAAAACCACCCGGAAGGAGGCTGCTGGCTCCATGATCCCGCGCGCCTACGCCTAACTCCTTTCCGTCTAGGCCTAACTCCCTTtcctcccccggccggccgctccgatccaggtcctcctccccggccgcagAGCACGCCGCGCGGCTTGTCTCGCGCGCCATTGCCAACGCCGCGGTGGCGCCCGCGCGGACGCGTGGCTGTCACTCTTTCTCGGCGGCGGATCGAGCATGACCGCCGGCCGGAAGGAGGTGGACGAGATTGTGTCACGATCAGGGGAGAACGATGCCATGTTCTCAGCCTCTGGGTGCAAGATATATGAGGGTGCCAGTGACATGGCACGACAAGATATGGGAAATGGTCTAGCCATTTTAAAACCCATCTGCACATACATTACATTCCAATAATGATTCAACCCAAACATGCATACAAtctctttataattttgatcaaacataaaatggactcttcaaaaaagttagaaggacttataatttggaatgcaAGTAGTAGCTAGTATATGAACATTAATTTTTACATGCGGGCATGTGCATGAATCAAGCAtacacacacatgcatgcaatTACCATGCCCGAATTTTTTCAATCTTAATTACATGACAGTGATAATTGATAAGTAGTAAAGCAGTTAATTGTGTGACTGGGATGTCATCTCAACTGCATTCTTGTGGAATTATTATATGCAGGGCCCACCACACTATAGATTCACTATCATATATCTATGTAAGTACAAGTAGATTTTTTTGGGGGGTTTCAAATATGGCCTACTCCTATAGCAATGTCGTTGCTTAGCTAGTCCGTACTGGTACGTGCTCGTGGTAGGCGATGGGGGCACTATATGCATGCAAGTGTCCTGTGCGTGCTACTACTCAGTGCTCACTGAATGAGACTACCACTACAACAACTACCAGAGCTAGCAATGTTGACTACCTGAAAAGCCAGCCATGCATTCGATGCATGCCCATAGGCACGTCGGTATCATGGATTCACGGGTTCCAGTTCACCCCGGAGAGCTGCTGGTAGGGATGCTGGAaactgcaggcggcggcggcagcttccGGCGGCACCGGTGTGCCGAGAATGGCGTGGTGATGGTAGGTCGCCGCAGCTTGCACGCCGAGCGGAGTGAGGAACGTAGGGATTGcattggcgccgccgccgccagtgtcGTTGTCGACGGCACCGGCCCCAACAGCACCCAGCTGATTTCTTTCGGACGGCGACGACAGGGACATACCGCCATCGGTGGCGTCTCTGCCGCTATACCCATGGAATCTTTTTGTCGGGGGAAGGATCGCGAGCGCTGACGCGTCGAGCCAGTTGAATGGGGTGGAGGAGGAAACGAACAGCTGCTTGGTGGCAGACggagccgccctcgccgccgcggcgagatgGCTCAGGGAGGTGGCGCCCGCCGAGaggccgccggcgtcctctGGGGTGAGCAGGCCGTCCAGGAAGTTATCCTCGTGGCCTTCGTGATGGTGGAGCAGCGAGGTGTAGTTTCCGCCAtgcgcccctcctcccccagctgcggcggccatggcagccgccgcggcgtggCGCGGGTACGCGGCCATCACCGCGTCCTCGACGGAGCCCTCGCACTCCATGCTCCTCTGCTGATCGCCGGCACCAAGCTTGGTGGTCTTCTTGTAGATGCGGCACAACACCCAGTCGTCCAGCTGAGACACTAATTATTAGAGCTTGATCAACCACACCGGCTATTCGAGAATATTGCCCAGTCTTCAGACTGTTGCACACATACCCTGAGAGAGGTGGCcttgccaccgccggcgccgggcggcggccggttggcggcggcggaactcGCCGCGTCCGCGAGGCGGTACTCGTGCATGATCCAGTTGGTCTTGAGGCCCTTGGGCGGCTTCCCGCGGTAGAACACGAGCGCCTTCTTCACGCCGACCTTCTCGCGGTTGCCGGTGGACGCCAGGATGGGCTTGTCGGTGCCGGTGGCCTTCCAGTACCCCGACGTCGCCGCCCGGTTCGGCCGCGCTCCGTTGGGGTACTTGCGGTCCCTTGGGCTGAAGAAGTACCACTCGTGCTCCCCGAAGCTCGCCTTATCTGATCCAAGCCAAAGTGCATGAGAGTAGCTTAATTATGCATTCAAGTATGCAACTGATGCTGTAGCAAGTGCAAATCACCACTACTTTACTTCGAAAAAGATGTGCATAGTAGTAAAAGAATATTTTAATACTTAGCACCAGATACTGCATAATCCAAGCACGGGAAAGGTGAGATAATCATCATGTCAAATAATAAATTATTCTCCAATCAACTTGGTACGGATTTACATGGCGCCCACGTACCGGGGAGCTCCCACGGGTCGAACTTGTAGAGGTCGACCTCGGCGATGATGGCGACGgggagcggcgcggaggcggccttcttcttgagGTAGTGGACGACCAGCTCCTCGTCCGTCGGGTGGAACCGGAACCCCGGCGGGA harbors:
- the LOC117845239 gene encoding NAC transcription factor NAM-B2 isoform X2; this translates as MRSMESTDSSSGSAPPPQQKQTSSAPDLPPGFRFHPTDEELVVHYLKKKAASAPLPVAIIAEVDLYKFDPWELPDKASFGEHEWYFFSPRDRKYPNGARPNRAATSGYWKATGTDKPILASTGNREKVGVKKALVFYRGKPPKGLKTNWIMHEYRLADAASSAAANRPPPGAGGGKATSLRLDDWVLCRIYKKTTKLGAGDQQRSMECEGSVEDAVMAAYPRHAAAAAMAAAAGGGGAHGGNYTSLLHHHEGHEDNFLDGLLTPEDAGGLSAGATSLSHLAAAARAAPSATKQLFVSSSTPFNWLDASALAILPPTKRFHGYSGRDATDGGMSLSSPSERNQLGAVGAGAVDNDTGGGGANAIPTFLTPLGVQAAATYHHHAILGTPVPPEAAAAACSFQHPYQQLSGVNWNP
- the LOC117845239 gene encoding NAC transcription factor NAM-B2 isoform X1; the encoded protein is MPSAPPTPSFPARLRLRLWPALLHRHGSIGLPTKPPKIPAQITRPPPPAQLLPTDSVTNPGYPRRCLLRSFTLEALPSCRDPSIHPAGDRPMRSMESTDSSSGSAPPPQQKQTSSAPDLPPGFRFHPTDEELVVHYLKKKAASAPLPVAIIAEVDLYKFDPWELPDKASFGEHEWYFFSPRDRKYPNGARPNRAATSGYWKATGTDKPILASTGNREKVGVKKALVFYRGKPPKGLKTNWIMHEYRLADAASSAAANRPPPGAGGGKATSLRLDDWVLCRIYKKTTKLGAGDQQRSMECEGSVEDAVMAAYPRHAAAAAMAAAAGGGGAHGGNYTSLLHHHEGHEDNFLDGLLTPEDAGGLSAGATSLSHLAAAARAAPSATKQLFVSSSTPFNWLDASALAILPPTKRFHGYSGRDATDGGMSLSSPSERNQLGAVGAGAVDNDTGGGGANAIPTFLTPLGVQAAATYHHHAILGTPVPPEAAAAACSFQHPYQQLSGVNWNP